One Drosophila ananassae strain 14024-0371.13 chromosome XR, ASM1763931v2, whole genome shotgun sequence genomic window, TGAGGAAGAGGATTTCGGAGGCAGTACCAGTCCAACTTCCATAATCGACCAAACCACCGATCGGCTCATCAACGGGGATCTCCGAAAGGGTGCCCGGGTGGAACCGCTTCCCGGGAGGAGACCCACCACCTCCGGCGACGAGCAGTACGATGTGATAGACGTCTTGGAGTCCACCGGCACGGTGGTGGGCAAGCCCAAGAGCGGCCAGACCACCAGAATCTACACCACCGGCGAGGTGGATGAGAACTTCTGGCTGAAGCACTTGGGCGATGACTTCCGACATGCGATCCACTTGCAGGTCGGTGGCACCAACGAGGAGTACAATCGGCTGATCAACCAGACCCAGAACGGAGTCCACGAGGAGGTGCATCACGAGTACCTGCCGGGAGCGGAACGGCCAGGAGCTGATCCCCAGTCGGGCTATGGAAGGGGGCAGAACTTTGACAATCGGGCGGTGGCTTCGAAGCAACAGTATCTGAGGCAGAGGCAGCACAAGCAACAAAGATACAATTTCGCACAACAGTACACACCCaacacacaacaacaacaacaacaacatcaacacacaccacagcaacaccaacacccACAACAACAGTACCAACCACAAACATCACACAGAAATATGAGATATCCGCAGAAACCGCAGCCACAACCCCAAAGGGGCTACATTATTAATTCCAGCGAAGATCAGCTCCACGCCGCCCAATCGAATCCCTCGCCGGTTAGGTCCTCCTCCGCCGGAGGAGGTGGCCCTGTTCCTGGCGAGGAGAGGGAGTCCTTTGGCAGCCAGCTGCCCTTCAAGTCGCCCTTTAACGACTACGGCAGTCGACCCACCAGGGATCTCACCTACCTCCTCTACAAGAGGGGTCTCTAAAGTAGCCCTAAGATCTTAGATATAAGAAACACAACAACACAATACATGAGGCTGAAACACACACAACATGatacacaacaaaaaacatacaacATGCAACATACAACATACAACATCAAACATCACAACAAAACATACAGACACTTgaagaaaaatatacaaagGAAACACACATCACACTTTCAAGGAGTATGGGGtattattacaaaaaaaataaatattaaaaaaatataaataaatataagtgGTTTTTTTAAGGGGGTTTGAACTTTGTTTCTAAagaatattaaacaaaattatCTGAATATTTATATCTATAGTCAGTCTATTACAATATCTATATCTTGTTTTATATcttatttgaaataaatgtaTAGTCAGTCTATATAATATCTATCTAATCTATAACTTATCCAATCTTATCTCATATCTTATATGAAATATTtcttataataataataattataataacttatatatataattatactTATAATACTAAATAATAACACTTAACatgttaataataataatgttaACCTATCCTATAAGTTATAACATTAAAataccatttattattataagaAATATATCATTTAAGATATAAGATTTAACTATTTAACAGTTATATCACAAATTGCTAgttaattttacaaaaaatacagaaaaccCAAATATTAATCCttataaacaatataatataaatttaatttaaatattggaatATTACTtaacattatttttaatattataaaattaaatatatataatataaatattaccCACCGTGGAAACTCTAAGAGGATCTCTGATTTTCAAGAccttttaagaaatattttaaaaattgaataaagaAACTCAAACAAAAGTCGAAGAagaactaaaaacaaaacccaTTCTGTAAACTATTTAAGtagaagtaaaaaaaattaaacaatctATCAGCTACAATCTCAGTTCTTAAGATATGTGTGTAAAGATACTTACAGAGAGATACTTTACTTATAGTAAAGATACTAACCCAAAATAAACAGATAGAGCCAAAATAATTATCTCtcaaaaaaaagattaaaagtTTAAGATCAAAATAGATTTAAACTTTTAatcaaaataattgaaatttcaAGCTTAAAAGTGAAGTGTTTAAAGTGTcaaatttaaagtttaaagttcaagaagataaataaaaattgaataaaaattgaagaaataaaagtgcaaaaattgGATACGTCTTTTGGAGATTCTGTCAAGATCCGATCTGCCGGAGAACGATCTTCCAGAGAAACGAAGATGATTCAAGCCAAGGCGAGGCGAAAAAAGATTGCAACGGAAAGCAGACGAGACTGTGGCACTCCGGGGGCACTCCGGGGGCACTCCGAGAAatcggaaatggaaatggatcACGTAGCCGGCCGTGGCGGCTGGCGATTATAGGCACTATAAAGAGCCGGACCCGGGCCCAGAGATCGAGCAGTAGTAGACGATCCACGATCCACGATCCACACGTTAACATGCAACTTGGTCTCTGGTTTGGCATTTTGGCCATCGCCGCCGGCTCATCGGTTAGTATCTCATCCCAAAAATGCCATCCATACCCGGTACTaatactctctctctctatctctgaTTAGCTGGTGAGTGGCAACTATGGTcccggtggtggtggcggaggTGGACCCGGCCAGTACCTGCCCGGCGGTCCCCAAGGTGGACTCGAGGAGTACGTGAATGTGGCCACTGGCGGTAACCAGCCGGCTGCCAACCAGATCGCCTCCCAGGCCGAGATCCAGCCCACACCCGAGGAGGCCCGCCGTCTGGGACGTGTCCAGGCCCAACTCCAGGCCCTCAACGCCGATCCCACCTACCAGAAGCTGAAGAACTCCGAGGATATTGCCGAGTCCCTTGCCGAGACCAATCTGGCCAGCAACATCCGCCAGGGCAAGATCAAGGTGGTGTCCCCCCAGTTTGTGGACCAGCACCTGTTCCGTTCCCTGTTGGTGCCATCCGGCCACAACAACCACCAGGTGATCGCCACCCAGCCCCTGCCCCCAATCATCGTCCACCAGCCGGGCGCACCCCCAGCCCATGTGAACAGCGGTCCCCCGACCGTCGTCCGCGGCAATCCGGTCATCTACAAGATCAAGCCCTCGGTCATCTACCAGCAGGAGGTGATCAACAAGGTGCCCACTCCCCTGAGCCTCAACCCCGTCTACGTGAAGGTGTACAAGCCCGGCAAGAAGATCGAGGCTCCACTCGCCCCGGTGGTCGCTCCCGTTTACAGCCAGCCCCACCAGAGCTACGGATCCGCCGGAGCTGCCTCCGCTGCGGGAGCCGCCTCCTCCGCCGATGGCTACTCCGCCGGCAACGAGGCTCCTCTGTACGCCAGTCCCGCCCCTTACGGTCAGCCCAACTACTAAGTGGGTTGTGGGGATTAAGGGGAGAGGATAACATCCTTCCCAGATCCTAGATGCCGCGCTACTGGGGCCTCCACTCCGGTCcggtttaatttaatttattatttttttttttacttttttgtttgccaaGTGCTGAGTgtgaataaaaaatgaaaagaagaattgctaaaaatttaataagatTGGTTTTTTATTAGTGGGATgataaagtttattatttaaataaaaaaaataatatagattaaaataaaaaatataaatagccGGTACTTTTTGAAGATTTCTTTTTGAAATGGCTTTTTCTAGCCTGGTTTCTCTCATATTTTAGCTTCGTTTGGAGTCATATCTTCTTAAAGAtatatcttaaaaataaactatatttattagtattttaatatttaaaaaaatagtattaAGATTTTAATCTTAAAAACCCCGTCAGAGGGCAAGTAACTAAGAGCTACAGTTCTGTAAACAACAGCAGAATTgaagccaaaaataaaatgcttGGCTTACAATGAGAATTGTTTACAAagcaattattttttacaattatattttaatttaggTATAAATAGATTTTAATGCCTCTCAGCTTGCACACATTTCTTAACAATTTTCTtaataattggccaaaaaacaaTGGAGGTGATGGGCCATAATTTTGGCAAATTATTCATCATTAAATATTGACTCACACttaacataattttaaataataataagcacTCTATAAACTACAGATTCTTTACAAAATTAAACAGTTTCTGCATCTGTGACATAGTGTCTTTAAGAGAAAGATACTTTATCTGAAAGTTAACAATCTGTAATGGAATTGTTTCACGTTGCAACTGTTTGTTTACCAACCAGCAcgattgttttttaaattgtggCCTCTGTGGGGGGCCTTTCATGGGGGTTTTAATAAACATTTAGTGATTTActgatttattaaattaatacatttttttttattaatttttatattagtTTTTGGGGAACTGGGAGTCTTTATAGAagactatatatattttcttaagGGAAGTCTTAATTTTTAAGtgattattttctttaaagttGTATTACGATTTAGGAATggattataaattataaagcCATGTATAATTTACTTcttaatgttttttgttttttaaaatacatttttgtatattttataccATTTACCTGCAATTTATAAATGGGATTTTTGGAGggaaatgaaaatattaaaaacaaaaaccgtatatagatatatattttttctatatgTCTCAGAAACTTATACATACCATTagcaattaaaaaatagtctttataatataaataatctaataaaaatatttaaaaactataagCACTCAGGATGTGCTTAGTATTAGACTTGAAAAGTAGGTATATCCGGGAGAGTAAAGATCGTAGGTCCCTGAGgagtatctatgtatctataCATCTCTTCTTAAATCATAAAATAGATTATAGTTTGATGAAGTGCAAACAGTTAAAATaatctgaaaaaaaagattCCGGCATATGCTCTCCATTACTCCGGGGGGTCTGCCAATGCGGAACTATTTTCCGGGCCAGTTCGCGCCATGAGAATCGCAATCTGGCCAAGACGTTCGGATAGACCTCGATATGCGGCCAGAG contains:
- the LOC6505031 gene encoding AT-rich binding protein, which encodes MATNWRWSILACFLALLAGTQSENLGDTTPGEEEDFGGSTSPTSIIDQTTDRLINGDLRKGARVEPLPGRRPTTSGDEQYDVIDVLESTGTVVGKPKSGQTTRIYTTGEVDENFWLKHLGDDFRHAIHLQVGGTNEEYNRLINQTQNGVHEEVHHEYLPGAERPGADPQSGYGRGQNFDNRAVASKQQYLRQRQHKQQRYNFAQQYTPNTQQQQQQHQHTPQQHQHPQQQYQPQTSHRNMRYPQKPQPQPQRGYIINSSEDQLHAAQSNPSPVRSSSAGGGGPVPGEERESFGSQLPFKSPFNDYGSRPTRDLTYLLYKRGL
- the LOC6505032 gene encoding chorion protein S36; the protein is MQLGLWFGILAIAAGSSLVSGNYGPGGGGGGGPGQYLPGGPQGGLEEYVNVATGGNQPAANQIASQAEIQPTPEEARRLGRVQAQLQALNADPTYQKLKNSEDIAESLAETNLASNIRQGKIKVVSPQFVDQHLFRSLLVPSGHNNHQVIATQPLPPIIVHQPGAPPAHVNSGPPTVVRGNPVIYKIKPSVIYQQEVINKVPTPLSLNPVYVKVYKPGKKIEAPLAPVVAPVYSQPHQSYGSAGAASAAGAASSADGYSAGNEAPLYASPAPYGQPNY